The stretch of DNA CAACTTTATTTTCCTGTGATGATTCCGTAAGGCTGTACCAAAATGGTTCCGACACCTATTGTTTGGCTCTTGAAATCATCGAGAACAAGTTCGACATGCCACAGCTACATGACTATTCACAACTGACGGAATTGTTTGTTCAAAAGCTGGCGTTACAGCAATGCAACAAACCAGTTCCAAAAACGTCCCATTTATCTGGTGTTCCAGGAAACACATGTTTGTGGCTTTTATAGGTTTTTAATACATGGTTATTGGCTTTATTAGTATATAAACGAATAAACACTGTCTCATCTATTAGTTTAAGCTGTTAGATGATTTGACAGATTAAAAATCCAACATGATATTGGCATTGGATGTCTGTGTCCGAGTCTCCACATCGTCATACCAAACCCttaaatgaattatgaatctcctCTAATAACCagcgaaatcaagaaaactcctcATCTCTAGAGGATTTCTTGGAAGTTTTCCATTCTAGAAACTATATTTTTCCTCCCAATTTAATTCAGAGTTTCATGTGTTGGGCTGTGACCATTTTGCCAACCCACTTATGAGTTAGAGGGTTATAATATTAATGAATAAATTGTGGTTCATCTGTCAGTTTAAGCTTGTGGATGATTTGGCATAGGCTAAAAGTTTAACAGCTTGATTTTAAAATTGGGATGAACATGTTTGTATATATTATTTACTTGCCTGTGCTCGTTGATGGTGTGATTTCTAGCAatagatatatattattttgtatggTGTATAAGGTTGTACCTCTGTGATTTAAGAGCCTCATGCACCTTTATGGTTATTTATCTTTTAATAAGTTGTCTGACATATTATTTGCTACTTTTCTCAGTCGTCATCCTGAAGTCAAATGGGCTCAGAGGCTTGACAAAATTTACATCACTGTTCAATTGCCCGATGCAAAAGATGCAAAAGTTAATCTGGAACCTGATGGCATTTTCACATTTTCGGCCACTGCCGGTGCTGGAAATAGCACTTATGAGTTAAAAATGGATCTTTATGATAAAGTAAATAAGGAGGTATGGTTTTATTATCAATCATGAACTGATTTGTCATATTTTTTTGTTCCTAGTCGTTTATTCTTCCTTAAACAATGCCATCCACTAGGCAAGCAAAATAAATGTTGGTGTCAGATCTATCTTCTGTGTGGTAGAAAAAGCAGAGAAAGGATGGTGGAAAAAGCTTCTGCGTGGTGATGGAAAGGCTCCTCACTATGTCAAAGTTGATTGGGATAAGTGGGTAGACGAAGATGCTAATGGTACACCTCCTTATTGTTTATACCGTTTCTTATAGTTGCATGAAGAGGATGGATATCACATGATGCACATCATTTATGTGCTTATACTAACTCTAAATGAACACACAAATATTCATAATGGGGAACTGTGACCTGAAGTAGTATTTTTGGTATTATAGTCAAATAATAGTCTCTAGCAAATCCACAGCCAATATGAGAATCAAACTAGAGTTTCTGTTGCTAGTATATACATTTTTCAAACTTCTGAGCATGCTCACATTATGCCTCGTGCCAGGGCCCTTTGTTAGTGCTTATGTGGATTGACTAGGTGGGCCATACATTTTGGATTAGGTATTGTGCTGTGAGACTTCTGCAAAGTGCATATCTTGAAACGTCGAGAAGCATAATGGACAATATCTGCTCTGTTGGACAACCAAACAAACCAATTTTTATCATTACCACCATTCATACATATGGATTTTGTTGCAATATTAAGTGTCTAATCTGAGCCCAAATCATGTATTTGGTAAATGCTTTGCAACTTAcatttaacaattttatgcattttgGGCATTTCATATTGATGTTGTGCATTTGGGTGATATAGTCTGGCTTAGAAGCTGACCCAGGAGTATCTAGTACTCGCCGGATGTGGGTCTACTGGATAACTAGACACAAGTCCATGCATCTCGAGAGTTAAGTAGATACATCTCTGTTATATGCTGTGTTCTATAACTAGAGTTAACTGA from Musa acuminata AAA Group cultivar baxijiao chromosome BXJ2-11, Cavendish_Baxijiao_AAA, whole genome shotgun sequence encodes:
- the LOC135627058 gene encoding uncharacterized protein Os08g0359500-like isoform X3, translated to MSRHPEVKWAQRLDKIYITVQLPDAKDAKVNLEPDGIFTFSATAGAGNSTYELKMDLYDKVNKEASKINVGVRSIFCVVEKAEKGWWKKLLRGDGKAPHYVKVDWDKWVDEDANGPGDLDLGGMDFSNFGNMGGDAMDDDFEDSDDEEIVQKIGEVEKTEEISTDAKSEAPAST
- the LOC135627058 gene encoding uncharacterized protein OsI_027940-like isoform X1, which produces MSRHPEVKWAQRLDKIYITVQLPDAKDAKVNLEPDGIFTFSATAGAGNSTYELKMDLYDKVNKEASKINVGVRSIFCVVEKAEKGWWKKLLRGDGKAPHYVKVDWDKWVDEDANGPGDLDLGGMDFSNFGNMGGDAMDDDFEDSDDEGSIVSFLSEEKDKLEVEERAGRSMNNCEAEGKACQSGNKVDRGTIVH
- the LOC135627058 gene encoding uncharacterized protein Os08g0359500-like isoform X2, with amino-acid sequence MSRHPEVKWAQRLDKIYITVQLPDAKDAKVNLEPDGIFTFSATAGAGNSTYELKMDLYDKVNKEASKINVGVRSIFCVVEKAEKGWWKKLLRGDGKAPHYVKVDWDKWVDEDANGPGDLDLGGMDFSNFGNMGGDAMDDDFEDSDDEEQAEIVQKIGEVEKTEEISTDAKSEAPAST